In Bombus vancouverensis nearcticus chromosome 1, iyBomVanc1_principal, whole genome shotgun sequence, a single genomic region encodes these proteins:
- the LOC117159488 gene encoding uncharacterized protein LOC117159488 isoform X1, with product MAGGRGNNSQSGNLDRIHQWLCCHQLYASVKPEPPSSETFKKHQRIEKSRIVAKSLNDLQDNILSIFTDSLYCDLNIIHGHNIIRTNQCIVKTRAPHFYKVLKPYFVYINNHIDCIIDKLEIFHHIEGFVRLLYSNSNFSKEERLLVEHILRTYTSDLVNAPSDNKVLDINKRYVDCTTPDCHSKSIESIRNVREYATVDISPTVSDMADSGLETGSVSPHENTTSENSSTDFEELQVTEYASGNDDLDKIRANRRVHNKDQKVVSKNERYNLTNNYNSHIKNLVESGLMECGSNDNSATSCSFDAEQPQLDSSSSSTDNAQKAKSNTDEIFQYENQVLSDPFYESDCGSDENESFEFINVGNASSPNTNVEQSCVKEEPTEKSEDEKMCHSSYSQAENVPSENANHEVSHDTRNQKSSCNTSNYYFIDASTLNDEIEVPTSNVVKTKYNEKSHPYVSYSSKYIASTSNDLADEQYYKFTPLKTTNLQTGHERIAEFEKELKLTEYLEPLTDTRRIRRTDSVSEDKINVETNKESLAVEIKEADSGESAHPSPCPDNNKNINNDRHVVTRISNDNDNASAIIVAKKETIEETNDKQTTNKTDDTRRPSLIRRNTFELDSNDEKLSVLRQEYERRQGNLVFQNAIPQYSGHRVDGDSCFNPPDEPSIPISNVLNKFPIDVQIPTSSQYHTIPYLPRDNGKYESNQTPSENNNSLQTKTNIIYPVTKSASDEVVMDYHAELDNDSSNCSSSLPVTLSCILEKDSRTDTIKKTKCDETMPIISGGVSTSDYSKPTDSPTVRRKTESTPIVSGGSVIMNEPEVKMRPTRMSSSMTAWVVDMSDCNKNESKLPNNSHAGMSQSFSNSECIKKPVRKTSGHEKHGSLGFFVNLKDMDRKPILQQQSYSTDKKEQNGCSKSYCEFYVDISGTSNAPKNKKIEVEEPTVKPEKFNESGDKKNIFSMFIDLSDPPKNKENIVPPSHRRSFSAFSDKQIETKLDDTNSSENSITTREDQSSSEQKCVREKAKPSVFMYIESDSPVVRRRTLSSSRPAFKRHSWNVDKTQGVNNNGHVAKELMFRKEHKRAHSLSVDRGDLKKLRAKPSSSSHSLSDTAKQESVTQKNSKLLQEGNNGPSNMDTSSEDVFEFDVRDTPPNSHVEVINEELRVSVKEHEYTELKTERVTENLNATDAKTYEDEYSETSAWEKTCTESTEGQTRKSETFDISSGSGPSPDSDNHDYELSELLNGEVPNINRPQVVPAVGSKISETHKSLNETIKKIESELKNSDYVKPETEYDNHNITSKKNERTTAHSTKTTTSNFVRLSDLDKTPVVSHSTDMLTVKEDKSTYRMCNSIPETSWIESKLVMSRTNGSVRPLPRKFTSIMSTSLPSKQKSPLEDLTGEYDGEGIISESDLSSMQSSMGRSGAEGSTEETETSSLAGSRPYNRLGEDLLRMFLEEINPDVTIDVAGRRIRAHKCILSSRCQYFAAILSGGWIENAGNVISLQGYSYDAVHFALCHIYSGESNIPDSISIVELATLADMLCLEGLKEIIGYTLKVKYCHLFHKPCQICAVGVLECMPLAAAYGLDEVYRKSLRWVTRHFVRIWPCKAFATLPKELMAKCYHQHIVHMSTDNVLQTMMDCDKLLATLPNVRWAEPVFRMVSNLLETSVKFLSDNFSGVLGNENFQSLGRELTWNISRLEDNFLAAAERLPPEQACKSYSKLNKMLTSAQQDEVQDKIKWGPLFVDFLKKIQSRVEKCLVRDAARAARTTTWLKMDLELRRRIQELACLVILPHETSKRQSRHSNFIKETRPASSRSTITNRSLDLKRVKMAISEHNHKTLKQMAVAQQQQQQQQQPKKVFNKPKSDPLERKMQNDKQATTDTTNSRPKSWPNKLEVKSRYLEPRNKSVPKETTQPVHQEKVMVQQRRKIMISSSDSSRTSSPAMKRATDKKPLAKIKLPIKKDVKALSSDSLTESNASRTNTKNDSISKSCGITRPESPSFKQKNTEIGLSVDSLAESKNKPTVVKKKATKMDTSMSTDSLMTEITTTPKSNTSNKLSPTLGKTINKAQSYDKTAKKSSPPMQQKNLLTATRRPRRSLESSTAASRSRAAAISAYHLRRNLLDAAKTPDIPSKSLNNVSCKTVTMRSITQSTVNHPNIMREKKEGVTTQQSSESPSKRSSPKSCGTSKINKPTVTNKRTTTTKTSSDEKVKNKCHNGEVPKQPTVGSRSGTFLKDEPTILKKADIKSSQINT from the exons ATGGCTGGAGGCAGGGGCAACAACAGTCAAAGTGGAAATTTAGACAGAATACATCAATGGCTATGTTGCCATCAACTTTATGCTTCTGTCAAGCCTGAACCTCCTTCCAgtgaaacatttaaaaaacaTCAACGTATAGAAAAGAGCCGAATTGTTGCAAAAAGTCTTAATGATCTGCAAGATAATATTTTGAG CATATTTACGGACTCTTTGTATTGTGATCTTAACATAATACATGGACATAATATAATACGAACAAACCAATGTATTGTTAAAACAAGAGCTCCACACTTTTACAAGGTTCTCAAGCCTTATTTTGTATACATTAACAATCATATTGATTGCATCATTGATAAACTGGAAATTTTTCATCATATAGAAGGCTTTGTGAG GCTTTTATACAGCAATTCAAACTTTTCGAAAGAAGAACGATTATTGGTAGAACATATTTTGCGTACTTATACCTCAGATCTTGTGAATGCACCGTCTGATAATAAAGTTTTAGACATCAATAAAAG ATATGTGGATTGCACAACACCAGACTGTCATTCAAAAAGCATTGAAAGTATAAGAAATGTAAGAGAATATGCTACTGTGGATATAAGTCCCACTGTATCCGATATGGCTGATTCTGGATTAGAAACAGGTTCTGTAAGTCCACACGAAAATACTACGTCTGAAAATTCGAGTACTGATTTTGAGGAACTACAAGTCACAGAATATGCTTCTGGGAATGATGATTTGGATAAGATACGCGCCAATAGACGCGTACACAACAAAGATCAAAAAGTAGTTTCAAAAAATGAACGCTATAATCTGACTAACAATTATAACAGCCATATAAAAAATCTGGTAGAATCAGGATTAATGGAATGTGGTTCAAACGATAATAGTGCAACAAGTTGTTCTTTTGATGCAGAACAACCACAATTAGATTCGTCCAGTTCATCTACAGATAACGCTCAAAAGGCGAAGTCAAATAcagatgaaatttttcaatatgaAAACCAAGTACTTAGCGATCcattttacgagtcagactgtGGAAGTGATGAAAATGAATCGTTTGAATTTATTAATGTTGGTAATGCGTCTTCTCCAAATACCAATGTAGAACAGAGTTGCGTGAAGGAAGAACCTACGGAAAAATCGGAAGACGAGAAAATGTGTCATTCCAGTTATTCACAAGCTGAAAATGTTCCATCAGAAAATGCAAATCACGAAGTATCACACGATACACGCAATCAAAAAAGTTCCTGTAATACAAGTAATTATTACTTTATTGATGCATCAACCCTCAATGATGAAATAGAAGTTCCAACTTCCAATGTAGTAAAAACTAAATACAATGAAAAATCACATCCATATGTTTCTTATTCTTCTAAATATATTGCAAGTACATCTAATGATCTCGCCGATGAGCAATATTACAAGTTCACACCTCTTAAGACAACTAATTTGCAAACTGGACACGAACGAatagcagagtttgaaaaagaGTTGAAACTTACAGAATATCTGGAACCACTTACGGACACGCGAAGAATAAGAAGAACTGATTCTGTGTCAGAAGACAAAATTAACGTTGAAACAAACAAAGAATCTTTAGCCGTAGAAATTAAGGAGGCGGATAGTGGTGAAAGCGCGCATCCTTCTCCTTGTCCtgacaataataaaaatataaataacgatCGACACGTCGTAACACGAATAagtaacgataacgataacgcaAGTGCGATAATAGTGGCTAAAAAGGAAACAATCGAAGAAACGAACGATAAGCAAACGACAAATAAAACGGATGATACACGACGACCTTCGCTTATTAGGAGGAATACGTTTGAGCTGGACTCGAACGACGAAAAGCTTTCAGTGCTACGGCAGGAATATGAACGACGACAAGGTAATCTCGTATTCCAGAATGCTATTCCTCAATATTCAGGACATCGTGTTGATGGCGATTCATGTTTTAATCCACCGGACGAACCTTCAATTCCGATAAGCAACGTATTAAATAAGTTTCCAATTGATGTTCAAATTCCAACTAGTAGTCAGTATCATACAATACCATATCTTCCACGAGATAATGGAAAATATGAAAGTAATCAGACACcatcagaaaataataattctttgcAAACTAAAACTAACATAATTTATCCGGTAACCAAAAGTGCTAGTGATGAAGTAGTTATGGATTATCATGCAGAACTGGATAATGATTCAAGCAATTGTAGTAGCAGTTTACCTGTTACATTAAGTTGCATTCTAGAAAAAGATAGCAGAACAGATACGATAAAAAAGACTAAGTGTGACGAAACTATGCCTATTATTTCCGGTGGAGTTAGCACTTCGGACTATTCTAAGCCTACTGATAGCCCCACTGTGCGCCGAAAAACAGAATCGACACCGATCGTTTCTGGTGGCTCTGTTATTATGAACGAACCCGAGGTGAAGATGAGACCCACGAGAATGTCTTCGTCTATGACTGCATGGGTGGTTGATATGAGTgactgtaacaaaaatgaaTCCAAACTACCGAATAATTCTCATGCAGGAATGTCTCAAAGTTTTTCAAATTCAGAATGCATAAAGAAACCGGTAAGGAAGACAAGCGGTCATGAAAAGCATGGCAGCTTAGGATTTTTCGTTAATTTGAAAGATATGGATCGCAAACCTATTTTGCAGCAGCAAAGTTATTCAACAGATAAGAAAGAACAGAATGGATGTAGTAAATCTTATTGTGAATTTTACGTTGATATATCTGGTACAAGTAATGCaccaaaaaataagaaaatagaaGTAGAAGAACCTACTGTCAAACCTGAAAAGTTTAATGAAAGCGGCGACAAGAAAAACATTTTTTCTATGTTCATTGATTTAAGCGATCCACCaaagaacaaagaaaatattGTACCACCTTCACATAGGAGAAGCTTTTCCGCATTCTCTGACAAACAGATAGAAACAAAGTTGGATGATACTAATTCTAGCGAAAATAGTATCACGACGAGAGAAGATCAATCATCGAGTGAACAGAAATGTGTCAGAGAAAAAGCGAAACCGAGCGTCTTCATGTATATAGAATCTGATTCTCCGGTGGTAAGAAGGAGAACTTTGTCGTCATCACGGCCGGCGTTTAAACGACATTCCTGGAATGTTGATAAAACGCAAGGCGTTAACAACAATGGGCATGTTGCGAAAGAATTAATGTTTAGGAAAGAACACAAACGCGCACACAGTCTGTCCGTAGATCGGGGAGACTTAAAGAAGTTACGAGCAAAGCCTAGTTCTTCGAGTCACTCTTTAAGTGACACAGCAAAACAAGAATCTGTTACCCAGAAAAATTCTAAACTTCTTCAAGAAGGTAATAACGGTCCAAGTAATATGGACACATCTTCAGAAGATGTTTTTGAGTTTGATGTGAGAGACACACCTCCGAACTCTCACGTTGAAGTGATCAACGAAGAACTTCGTGTCAGTGTGAAAGAACATGAGTACACGGAGTTAAAAACAGAAAGAGTCACGGAAAATCTTAATGCTACCGATGCTAAGACATACGAGGATGAATATTCGGAAACATCGGCGTGGGAGAAAACGTGTACAGAGAGTACTGAGGGACAAACACGCAAAAGTGAAACATTTGATATTAGTAGCGGTAGTGGTCCATCCCCTGATAGTGACAATCATGACTATGAATTATCAGAACTATTGAACGGAGAAGTGCCAAACATAAATCGACCACAAGTAGTTCCTGCTGTAGGTAGTAAAATATCAGAAACGCATAAGTCTTTAAATGAAACTATCAAAAAGATTGAAAGCGAATTGAAAAATTCAGATTATGTAAAGCCAGAGACAGAATATGATAATCATAATATAACAtcaaaaaaaaatgaaaggacTACAGCACACAGTACGAAAACAACAACTTCCAACTTCGTTCGATTGTCTGATTTGGATAAAACACCCGTGGTTTCTCATTCTACGGACATGTTGACTGTAAAAGAAGATAAAAGTACCTATCGTATGTGCAACAGTATTCCAGAAACTTCGTGGATTGAAAGTAAATTAGTAATGTCTAGAACTAACGGATCCGTTAGACCACTTCCTAGAAAATTTACTTCAATCATGAGTACTTCCCTTCCATCTAAACAGAAATCTCCGCTTGAGGACTTAACAGGGGAGTATGATGGAGAAGGAATTATATCAGAATCTGATCTGAGCAGCATGCAGAGTAGCATGGGTCGTTCTGGTGCTG AAGGAAGTACAGAAGAAACTGAAACATCTAGTTTGGCAGGAAGTAGACCATACAATAGATTGGGAGAAGATTTATTAAGAATGTTCTTAGAAGAAATCAATCCAGATGTTACAATTGACGTAGCTGGACGTCGTATAAGAGCTCACAAATGTATATTGAGTTCCCGATGTCAATATTTTGCGGCGATCCTTAGTGGTGGGTGGATCGAAAATGCAGGAAATGTTATTTCTCTGCAAGGATATTCTTACGATGCGGTACATTTTGCATTGTGTCACATATACAGCGGAGAAAGCAACATACCAGATTCCATAAGTATTGTTGAATTAGCTACGTTAGCTGATATGTTATGCTTGGAAGGTCTTAAAGAAATTATTGGATATACGCTTAAAGTCAAATATTGCCATCTATTTCATAAG CCTTGTCAAATATGTGCTGTTGGTGTATTGGAATGTATGCCTCTGGCAGCAGCTTATGGCCTCGACGAAGTGTATCGAAAATCTCTTCGTTGGGTTACGAGACATTTCGTACGAATATGGCCATGTAAAGCATTTGCGACGCTTCCGAAAGAACTTATGGCAAAATGTTATCATCAACATATTGTACATATG TCCACGGATAACGTGCTTCAAACTATGATGGATTGTGATAAGCTACTCGCAACTTTGCCAAATGTTCGTTGGGCTGAACCAGTGTTTAGAATGGTTTCAAACTTGCTGGAAACTTCAGTGAAGTTTCTGTCGGATAATTTCTCAGGAGTTCTGGGCAACGAAAACTTCCAATCTCTTGGTCGAGAGTTAACATGGAATATCAGTCGACTGGAGGATAATTTCTTAGCAGCTGCCGAACGTTTACCTCCTGAACAAGCATGTAAAAGTTAttcaaaattgaataaaatgttAACTTCAGCACAACAAGATGAGGTTCAAGACAAAATTAAGTGGGGACCTTTGTTTGttgattttttgaaaaaaattcaaagtcgagtAGAGAAATGCTTGGTTAGAGATGCGGCGCGAGCCGCTAGAACTACTACGTGGTTAAAGATGGACTTGGAGCTTCGACGCAGAATTCAAGAATTAGCTTGTCTTGTAATTTTACCTCACGAAACATCAAAACGTCAGTCAAGGCACTCTAACTTTATAAAA GAAACTAGGCCAGCATCGAGCCGCTCAACTATTACTAACAGAAGCTTGGATTTGAAGCGTGTGAAGATGGCTATATCTGAACATAATCATAAAACTCTAAAACAAATGGCAGTAgctcaacaacagcaacaacaacaacaacagccgAAGAAAGTTTTTAATAAACCAAAAAGCGATCCATTGGAACGTAAAATGCAAAATGATAAACAAGCCACTACAGATACAACAAATAGTAGGCCAAAATCATGGCCTAACAAATTAGAG GTAAAATCGAGATATTTGGAACCTCGGAACAAATCAGTCCCAAAAGAAACTACGCAACCAGTACATCAAGAAAAGGTCATGGTACAGCAACGACGAAAAATAATGATTTCATCTTCAGATTCATCTCGCACATCTAGTCCGGCAATGAAACGGGCTACCGACAAAAAACCATTAGCTAAGATAAAGTTACCTATAAAGAAAGATGTAAAGGCACTTTCTTCTGATAGTTTAACAGAGTCGAATGCCAGCAGAACTAATACGAAAAACGATTCGATCAGTAAAAGTTGCGGTATTACGCGTCCAGAATCTCCGTcttttaaacaaaaaaatacGGAGATAGGCTTATCTGTAGATTCTTTAGCAGAATCGAAGAACAAGCCAACAGTTGTAAAGAAGAAGGCTACTAAAATGGACACTTCGATGTCCACGGATAGTCTTATGACTGAAATAACAACAACGCCCAAATCAAACACATCAAATAAACTTTCACCGACTTTAGggaaaacaataaataaagcaCAATCTTATGATAAAACAGCGAAGAAGAGCTCACCACCGATGCAGCAAAAAAATCTGCTTACAGCGACAAGAAGACCACGAAGATCATTAGAGAGTTCGACCGCAGCTAGTAGAAGCCGGGCAGCTGCTATTAGTGCTTATCATTTGCGAAGAAATCTTCTAGACGCTGCAAAAACTCCAGATATTCCAAGTAAGTCATTAAATAACGTATCGTGTAAAACGGTAACCATGCGATCGATTACACAATCGACAGTTAATCATCCTAATATAAtgagagagaaaaaggaaggagTGACGACTCAACAAAGCTCCGAGAGCCCTAGCAAAAGATCTTCCCCTAAATCATGTGGCACTAGTAAGATAAATAAGCCTACGGTCACTAATAAAAGGACAACTACTACAAAGACCTCTTCTGATGAGAAAGTTAAAAATAAGTGCCATAATGGGGAAGTTCCAAAACAACCAACCGTAGGTTCTAGATCGGGAACGTTTTTAAAAGATGAGCCCACGATTCTTAAGAAGGCAGATATTAAATCTTCTCAAATTAACACTTAA